The Deinococcus metallilatus genome segment TGGGCGAACTGCATCACGTCCGGCAACGGGGGCTGGGCACGGACCTGGAGAACTTTCTGGTGGTCAAACTCGGCACCGGCATCGGCTGCGGCATCATCGCGCGCGGCGACGTGTTCCGGGGGGCGGATGGGGCGGCGGGGGATATCGGGCACATCTGCGTGGACCCGGACGGCCCGCGCTGCTACTGCGGCAATCCCGGCTGCCTGGAAGCGCTGGCGGGCGCGCCACACATCGCCCGTGAGGCGGCGCAGGCGGTGGAGAGCGGAGCCAGCCCCATCCTGGCCGACCTCGCCCGGCAGCACGGCGAACTGGGCACCCGCGAGGTCGCGCAGGCCGCCCGGCTGGGGGACCCCGTCGCCAACCACATCGTGCAGACCGCCGGGAGCCGGGTGGGTCAGGTTCTCGCGGGCCTGGTGAACTTCTTCAACCCTTCGCAGATTCTGCTGGGCGGCGGCGTCGCGCACATGGGGCCGCTGATGCTCGCTAGCGTGCGGCAGAGCGTGTATGCGCGCAGCCTGCCCCTCTCGACCCGCAAGCTCCGCATCGACTACACCCATCTTCAGGACGCCTCCGGGCGGCGCGGCGCGGCGGTGCTGGCCCTGCGCCACGCGCTGACCGTGCAGGCGGGGCTGCGAGGTGAAGCATGACGGCACCCGAGGCTGTGCCCGCCGTCGCCTTTCAGGGCATCTCGAAGACCTTTGGCCCGGTGGAGGTGCTGCACGACGTGACGTTCTCGGTGGCCCCCGGCGAGGTCCACGCCCTGCTGGGCGAGAACGGCGCGGGCAAAAGCACCCTGATGAAGATTCTGGGAGGCTACCTGGCACCCACACGCGGCGAGGTGCGCCTCTCGGGTCAGCCCGCCCACTTCCGGGACAGCCGGGACGCCGAGGCTCGGGGCATCGTGC includes the following:
- a CDS encoding ROK family transcriptional regulator, producing MPTTALSLSRDEFELLEKLLWMDGPSRHELAARTGHSKSKIASLVAHLLDDGWLEEGESQESSGGRRPTSLHLSHQLGFIVGIDLGATSVDVVLCDVNLTVLGTRTAATSVSLGPGPVLAQIGGLLDDLLTCHGVPPEGVFGLGMGVPGPVEFRTGLLINPPLMPRWEGFNLREHFAALFEAPLAVDNDVNLMALGELHHVRQRGLGTDLENFLVVKLGTGIGCGIIARGDVFRGADGAAGDIGHICVDPDGPRCYCGNPGCLEALAGAPHIAREAAQAVESGASPILADLARQHGELGTREVAQAARLGDPVANHIVQTAGSRVGQVLAGLVNFFNPSQILLGGGVAHMGPLMLASVRQSVYARSLPLSTRKLRIDYTHLQDASGRRGAAVLALRHALTVQAGLRGEA